One stretch of Pyxidicoccus trucidator DNA includes these proteins:
- the lpxA gene encoding acyl-ACP--UDP-N-acetylglucosamine O-acyltransferase, whose amino-acid sequence MAQIHPTAVVHPDARLHETVEVGPYSVIGPQVTLGEGSRVGPHVVIEGRTTLGARNRIFQFASVGADPQDLKYAGEDTELVLGDDNTVREFVTLHKGTAGGGGSTRIGSGNLFMANCHVAHDCVVGDGCRIGNGSALAGHVTMEDHVIISGLAAVHQFTRLGKHAFISGGAMVTMDIPPYATAQGDRAELVGLNTVGLERSGFSKEQIERIKEAHRILFRSKLGLQDALARLRTELSGHSEVDHLIEFVLQSKRGLTR is encoded by the coding sequence ATGGCTCAGATTCATCCCACCGCGGTGGTCCATCCCGACGCCCGCCTGCACGAGACGGTGGAGGTCGGGCCCTACTCGGTCATCGGTCCCCAGGTGACGCTGGGTGAGGGCTCGCGGGTCGGCCCTCACGTCGTCATCGAGGGGCGCACGACGCTGGGCGCGCGCAACCGCATCTTCCAGTTCGCCTCCGTGGGAGCGGACCCGCAGGATTTGAAGTACGCGGGCGAGGACACGGAGCTGGTGCTGGGCGACGACAACACGGTTCGTGAGTTCGTCACCCTGCACAAGGGCACGGCGGGCGGCGGCGGCAGCACGCGCATCGGCAGTGGCAACCTCTTCATGGCCAACTGCCACGTGGCGCACGACTGCGTCGTGGGCGACGGCTGCCGCATCGGCAACGGCTCCGCGCTGGCGGGCCACGTGACGATGGAGGACCACGTCATCATCAGCGGCCTGGCGGCGGTGCACCAGTTCACCCGCCTGGGCAAGCACGCCTTCATCTCCGGCGGCGCCATGGTGACCATGGACATCCCCCCCTACGCCACGGCGCAGGGTGACCGCGCGGAGCTGGTGGGCCTGAACACCGTGGGCCTGGAGCGCAGCGGCTTCTCCAAGGAGCAGATTGAGCGCATCAAGGAGGCCCACCGCATCCTGTTCCGCTCCAAGCTGGGGCTTCAGGACGCGCTGGCGCGGCTGCGCACGGAGCTGAGTGGCCACTCCGAGGTGGACCACCTCATCGAGTTCGTCCTGCAGAGCAAGCGCGGGCTGACGCGCTAA
- a CDS encoding MarC family protein — protein MTGYLSLFLMSLSAVFFVVDPIGVVPLFLAMTAGDSQEKVRRTAMRACMVACGMMLFFALFGGVIFKVFGVSLGAFRVAGGILLLITALDMLRARPSETRTTPTEEQEGVVKEDVAIVPLAIPLLSGPGAIATAMVLMARGDSLTSAIPVLAAIILTFVASYFILRASGMIQRVLRQSGVAIVERVMGLILAAIAVQFIADGGKELLR, from the coding sequence ATGACGGGCTATCTGTCGTTGTTCCTGATGTCGCTGTCCGCGGTCTTCTTCGTGGTGGACCCCATCGGCGTGGTGCCGTTGTTCCTGGCGATGACGGCCGGGGACTCGCAGGAGAAGGTCCGCCGCACGGCGATGCGCGCGTGCATGGTGGCGTGCGGGATGATGCTGTTCTTCGCCCTGTTCGGCGGCGTCATCTTCAAGGTGTTCGGCGTGTCGCTGGGCGCCTTCCGCGTGGCCGGCGGCATCCTCCTGCTCATCACCGCGCTGGACATGCTCCGCGCCCGCCCGTCCGAGACGCGCACCACCCCCACCGAGGAACAGGAGGGCGTGGTGAAGGAGGATGTGGCCATCGTCCCGCTGGCCATCCCGCTGCTGTCGGGGCCCGGCGCCATCGCCACCGCCATGGTGCTGATGGCCAGGGGGGACTCGCTGACGTCCGCGATTCCGGTGCTGGCCGCCATCATCCTGACGTTCGTGGCCAGCTACTTCATCCTCCGCGCATCCGGGATGATTCAGCGCGTGCTGCGCCAGTCCGGCGTCGCGATTGTCGAGCGCGTCATGGGCCTCATCCTCGCCGCGATTGCGGTGCAGTTCATCGCGGACGGCGGCAAGGAGCTGCTCAGATAG
- a CDS encoding OmpA family protein, translating to MNPRLLLLCLALCSPLPALADAIRASLEGRAALGEKLPTLLIHIEEPIAGFEVKLKRSDGKVVEVKGGGKPGIVRRIELEQPEGRFHYEGELVVRFPDAEAGTLPLSFDTELYGPLKLEVRKEDVDVAGRRLRFTLNRPAGRVDLTVLMDTGKKAFDGEVPFKGEAAGTPLELKWPAEEGRVMKISLKAFDTAEFYMGLDLFPWQVDIPHEEVNFASGSADVPAAERSKLDKSHALIAESLAKYGRFAALRLYVLGHTDTVGPTTDNRELSLKRAKSLATYFRKRGLRVPVFYEGFGEQSPAVATPDETAEAGNRRAEYIIAVEDPVLQQAPYPPRWRKL from the coding sequence ATGAACCCCCGTCTGCTGCTGCTCTGTCTGGCCCTGTGCTCGCCGCTCCCCGCGCTCGCGGACGCCATCCGCGCTTCACTGGAGGGCCGGGCCGCGCTGGGGGAGAAGCTGCCCACGCTGCTCATCCACATCGAGGAGCCCATCGCCGGCTTCGAGGTGAAGCTGAAGCGCAGCGACGGCAAGGTGGTGGAGGTGAAGGGTGGGGGCAAGCCGGGCATCGTCCGGAGGATTGAGCTGGAGCAGCCCGAGGGCCGCTTCCACTACGAGGGGGAGCTGGTGGTGCGCTTCCCGGACGCGGAAGCCGGCACCCTGCCGCTGTCCTTCGACACGGAGCTGTACGGCCCGCTGAAGCTGGAGGTGCGCAAGGAGGACGTGGACGTCGCGGGGCGGCGGCTGCGCTTCACGCTGAACCGGCCGGCGGGCCGCGTGGACCTGACGGTGTTGATGGACACCGGCAAGAAGGCCTTCGACGGCGAGGTGCCCTTCAAGGGCGAGGCGGCCGGCACGCCGCTGGAGCTGAAGTGGCCGGCGGAGGAGGGGCGGGTGATGAAGATTTCGCTCAAGGCCTTCGACACCGCGGAGTTCTACATGGGGCTGGACCTCTTCCCCTGGCAGGTGGACATCCCGCACGAGGAGGTGAACTTCGCCTCGGGCAGCGCGGACGTGCCGGCGGCCGAGCGCAGCAAGCTGGACAAGAGCCACGCGCTCATCGCCGAGTCACTGGCGAAGTACGGACGCTTCGCGGCGCTGCGGCTGTACGTGCTGGGCCACACGGACACGGTGGGCCCGACGACGGACAACCGCGAGCTGTCGCTCAAGCGGGCGAAGAGTCTGGCCACCTACTTCCGGAAGCGGGGCCTCCGCGTGCCGGTGTTCTATGAGGGGTTCGGCGAGCAGTCGCCGGCGGTGGCGACGCCGGACGAGACGGCGGAGGCAGGCAACCGTCGCGCCGAGTACATCATCGCCGTGGAGGATCCGGTGCTTCAGCAGGCCCCGTATCCTCCTCGGTGGCGGAAGCTGTGA
- a CDS encoding LpxI family protein has product MERIGLIAGNGQLPFLFARAARARGLEVVAVAHRGETDPALASEVGLLTWVRVGQVDRIQKAFREAGVKQAAMAGGIGRVRALAEARPDLGAVRIISRLRSFRDDALLRAVAADFEQRGVTIIAPTDFLGEVLCPAGHLAGPKLHPAQEKDVALGREVAVLLGQADVGQTVVVHNGHVLALEAVEGTDETIRRGGKLGGGGGAVVVKRCKPQQDLRFDLPAVGPRTLDVMKEVGARVLALEVGRTVLLDAPALFAGAESAGITIVGVP; this is encoded by the coding sequence GTGGAGCGCATCGGCCTCATCGCAGGCAACGGCCAGCTGCCCTTCCTCTTCGCGCGCGCGGCGCGGGCGCGGGGCCTGGAAGTGGTGGCCGTGGCGCACCGGGGGGAGACGGACCCGGCGCTGGCCTCGGAAGTGGGCCTGCTCACCTGGGTGCGGGTGGGGCAGGTGGACCGCATCCAGAAGGCGTTCCGCGAGGCCGGCGTGAAGCAGGCGGCCATGGCGGGCGGCATCGGCCGGGTGCGGGCGCTGGCGGAGGCCCGGCCGGACCTGGGCGCGGTGCGCATCATCTCCCGGCTGCGCAGCTTCCGTGACGACGCGCTCCTGCGCGCGGTGGCCGCGGACTTCGAGCAGCGCGGCGTCACCATCATCGCCCCCACGGACTTCCTCGGCGAGGTGCTGTGCCCCGCGGGACACCTCGCGGGCCCGAAGCTCCACCCGGCGCAGGAGAAGGACGTGGCGCTGGGGCGCGAGGTGGCGGTGCTGCTGGGCCAGGCCGACGTGGGCCAGACGGTGGTGGTGCACAACGGCCACGTGCTGGCGCTGGAGGCGGTGGAGGGCACGGACGAGACCATCCGCCGCGGCGGGAAGCTGGGCGGCGGAGGTGGCGCCGTGGTGGTGAAGCGCTGCAAGCCGCAGCAGGACCTGCGCTTCGACCTGCCGGCGGTGGGCCCCCGCACGCTGGACGTGATGAAGGAAGTGGGCGCCCGGGTGCTGGCGCTCGAGGTAGGGCGCACGGTGCTGCTGGACGCACCCGCCCTCTTCGCCGGGGCCGAGTCGGCTGGCATCACCATTGTCGGCGTGCCCTGA
- a CDS encoding DUF4388 domain-containing protein yields MKTLLLAESHPPTLEHLKGLLSQAGYTVRAVNDPVTAMEHFAADNPAVVVLAVDLPRVEGAHVVHLIRAHSQGARVPIVAIDKGHLGRARGVAAVLDLKVNAYIADPLKPGELVPRLEALVRAAQAVPATGLSATLSKPAVNSGDLRGYPLPGLLHSLYRLRRDGVLVAAHRDLSRRVYFLRGGAVSYDSSSKADSLPRFLVDRKVLTVPQSERVVEALASGLRIGAALADAGVEAAGEELLQLLRDYTRERLERVLGMREGRYAFYSGDEFTAEVASVEVPPLAPVLAGARRCFPLKVMAASLRGNLGEYPVRSSEFGRDLQPMALDTDDLKIAMQVNGRIVLRDLLAHGRGELGKAVSLLWFLKLTGGVTFSPTPVATGTDVLSNAVLPDRIAPRKRKALPLETAASLREEAVRIITRSYFGSLGLDIAADTEAVERAYHETAMRFHPDTYAEYDILDLRDLLESVQEKLSASYRVLSVDEKRKAYLQYLFSRLDVGRNTAVVVEAEIALRRGESALKRLDFTTAMRAFEEAVTHNPNEPEYYAWLAWATYQAAPGALLVRAQKAQKVLKKALSLGPYVERLHIIAAIIDTDLGDAPLARKKLLKVLEYNPYSQLAKAALRKVGR; encoded by the coding sequence TTGAAGACGCTTCTGCTCGCCGAGAGCCATCCCCCCACGCTCGAGCACCTGAAGGGCCTGCTCTCCCAGGCCGGGTACACCGTGCGCGCGGTGAATGACCCGGTGACGGCGATGGAGCACTTCGCGGCGGACAACCCGGCGGTGGTGGTGCTCGCGGTGGACCTGCCCCGCGTCGAGGGTGCGCACGTGGTGCACCTCATCCGGGCGCACAGCCAGGGTGCGAGGGTGCCGATTGTCGCCATCGACAAGGGGCACCTGGGCCGGGCGCGCGGCGTGGCGGCGGTGCTGGACCTCAAGGTGAACGCCTACATCGCGGACCCCCTCAAGCCGGGCGAGCTGGTGCCCAGGCTGGAGGCGCTGGTCCGCGCGGCGCAGGCCGTGCCGGCCACCGGCCTGTCGGCCACGCTGTCGAAGCCCGCGGTGAACTCGGGTGACTTGCGGGGCTATCCGCTGCCGGGGCTGCTCCACTCGCTCTACCGGCTGCGCCGCGACGGCGTGTTGGTGGCGGCGCACCGGGACTTGAGCCGGCGCGTGTACTTCCTGCGCGGCGGGGCGGTGAGCTACGACTCTTCGTCGAAGGCGGACTCGCTGCCGCGCTTCCTGGTGGACCGCAAGGTCCTCACCGTGCCGCAGTCGGAGCGGGTGGTGGAGGCGCTGGCGTCCGGGCTGCGCATCGGCGCGGCGCTGGCGGACGCGGGCGTGGAGGCGGCGGGCGAGGAGCTGTTGCAGCTGCTACGCGACTACACCCGGGAGCGGCTGGAGCGGGTGCTGGGCATGCGCGAGGGGCGCTACGCCTTCTACTCGGGTGACGAGTTCACCGCCGAGGTGGCCTCGGTGGAGGTGCCGCCCCTGGCGCCGGTGCTGGCGGGCGCGCGGCGGTGCTTCCCGCTGAAGGTGATGGCGGCCTCGCTGCGAGGGAACCTGGGCGAGTACCCGGTGCGCTCGTCCGAGTTCGGCCGAGACTTGCAGCCGATGGCGCTGGACACGGATGACCTGAAGATTGCCATGCAGGTCAACGGCCGCATCGTGCTGAGGGATTTGCTGGCGCACGGCCGCGGGGAGCTGGGCAAGGCGGTGTCGCTGCTGTGGTTCCTCAAGCTGACGGGTGGGGTGACGTTCTCCCCGACACCGGTGGCCACGGGGACGGACGTGCTGTCCAACGCGGTGCTGCCGGACCGGATTGCTCCGCGCAAGCGCAAGGCGCTCCCGCTGGAGACGGCGGCGTCCCTGCGCGAGGAGGCGGTCCGCATCATCACTCGCAGCTACTTCGGCAGCCTGGGGCTGGACATCGCCGCGGACACGGAGGCGGTGGAGCGCGCGTACCATGAGACGGCGATGCGCTTTCACCCCGACACGTATGCCGAGTACGACATCCTGGACCTGAGGGACTTGCTGGAGTCGGTGCAGGAGAAGCTGTCGGCCTCGTACCGCGTGCTGAGCGTGGACGAGAAGCGCAAGGCGTACCTCCAGTACCTCTTCAGCCGGCTGGACGTGGGGCGCAACACGGCGGTGGTGGTGGAGGCGGAGATTGCCTTGCGCCGGGGCGAGTCCGCGCTGAAGCGCCTGGACTTCACCACGGCGATGCGTGCGTTCGAGGAGGCGGTGACGCACAACCCGAACGAGCCGGAGTACTACGCCTGGCTTGCCTGGGCCACGTACCAGGCGGCGCCGGGGGCGTTGCTGGTGCGTGCGCAGAAGGCGCAGAAGGTGCTGAAGAAGGCGCTCTCGCTGGGGCCGTACGTGGAGCGGCTGCACATCATCGCGGCCATCATCGACACGGACCTGGGGGACGCGCCGCTGGCGCGCAAGAAGCTGCTCAAGGTGCTGGAGTACAACCCCTATTCGCAGCTCGCCAAGGCGGCGCTGCGCAAGGTGGGACGGTAG
- the lpxB gene encoding lipid-A-disaccharide synthase: protein MTPPPRILVVAGEASGDTHAAELVAALQARRPDLTFFGMGGPRLAARGVELLFDAREVSVMGITEVLPRIPRILQILKGLANAAAERRPDVAILVDIPDFNLRLAEKLKALGVPVAYYVSPMIWAWRRGRVRTIKRLVDRMLCILPFEEAFYQEAGVSARYVGSPVVEQVPAPDSPAVFRERLGLAKDAPTLALLPGSRMSEIRRLLPTMVDAAKRLAAERPGLQVVVPVASTIPREEVESRFAGSGLSPILIEGRAPEVVGASDAAVVASGTAVLEAGLMQRPLVVVYRVSLITYWVGRLMLKVAFVSLVNLLAGRKVVPELLQGEMTPERIADEVRRVWMPGAPREEMLRGLAEMRGRLGETGAATRAAEAVLELLPPRPV, encoded by the coding sequence ATGACGCCCCCGCCCCGCATCCTCGTCGTGGCCGGCGAGGCCTCCGGTGATACCCACGCCGCCGAGCTCGTCGCCGCCCTCCAGGCCCGCCGCCCGGACCTCACCTTCTTTGGCATGGGCGGCCCGCGCCTGGCCGCTCGGGGGGTGGAGCTGCTCTTCGACGCCCGCGAGGTGTCCGTCATGGGCATCACCGAGGTGCTCCCCCGCATCCCCCGCATCCTGCAAATCCTGAAGGGGCTGGCCAACGCCGCCGCCGAGCGCCGCCCGGATGTCGCCATCCTGGTGGACATCCCCGACTTCAACCTGAGGCTGGCGGAGAAGCTCAAGGCCCTCGGCGTCCCGGTCGCCTACTACGTCTCACCCATGATCTGGGCCTGGCGCCGGGGGCGGGTGCGCACCATCAAACGCCTGGTGGACCGGATGCTCTGCATCCTCCCCTTCGAGGAGGCCTTCTACCAGGAGGCCGGGGTGAGCGCCCGGTATGTGGGCAGCCCGGTGGTGGAGCAGGTACCCGCCCCGGACAGCCCCGCCGTCTTCCGCGAGCGCCTGGGGCTGGCGAAGGACGCCCCCACGCTCGCACTGCTGCCCGGCAGCCGGATGAGTGAAATCCGACGTCTGCTGCCCACCATGGTGGACGCGGCGAAGCGCCTCGCCGCCGAGCGCCCCGGGCTCCAGGTGGTGGTCCCCGTGGCCTCCACCATCCCCCGCGAGGAGGTGGAGTCCCGCTTCGCGGGCAGCGGCCTGTCCCCCATCCTGATTGAGGGGCGCGCCCCGGAGGTGGTGGGCGCCAGCGACGCGGCGGTGGTGGCGTCGGGCACCGCCGTGCTCGAAGCCGGACTGATGCAGCGTCCACTGGTGGTCGTCTACCGCGTCTCGCTCATCACCTACTGGGTGGGCCGGCTGATGCTGAAGGTGGCCTTCGTCTCGCTGGTCAACCTGCTGGCCGGCCGGAAGGTGGTGCCGGAGCTGCTCCAGGGGGAGATGACGCCCGAGCGCATCGCCGACGAGGTCCGCCGGGTATGGATGCCGGGGGCCCCCCGGGAGGAGATGCTGCGGGGGCTGGCGGAGATGCGCGGCCGACTGGGGGAGACCGGGGCCGCCACCCGAGCCGCGGAGGCCGTACTGGAGCTGCTGCCCCCGCGCCCCGTTTAG
- the fabZ gene encoding 3-hydroxyacyl-ACP dehydratase FabZ, whose protein sequence is MMDILEIQNLLPHRYPFLLVDRVVEIVPGQKLTAYKNVTINEPFFNGHFPGHPVMPGVLILEALAQASAILAYKSENMDPAQKVTYLMGVDGARFRKPVVPGDRLQLVIEVLRHKGAVWKTKGTALVEGVKVSEGEFLATVVDKNAKADESAAS, encoded by the coding sequence ATGATGGACATCTTGGAGATCCAGAACCTCCTGCCGCACCGTTACCCGTTCCTCCTGGTGGACCGGGTGGTGGAAATCGTCCCCGGCCAGAAGCTGACGGCGTACAAGAACGTCACCATCAACGAGCCCTTCTTCAACGGCCACTTCCCCGGCCACCCGGTGATGCCGGGCGTGCTCATCCTGGAGGCGCTGGCGCAGGCGTCCGCCATCCTCGCCTACAAGAGCGAGAACATGGACCCTGCCCAGAAGGTGACCTACCTGATGGGCGTGGACGGCGCGCGGTTCCGCAAGCCGGTGGTGCCCGGCGACAGGCTGCAATTGGTCATCGAAGTACTGCGCCACAAGGGCGCGGTATGGAAGACGAAGGGCACGGCGTTGGTGGAAGGCGTGAAGGTGTCCGAGGGCGAGTTCCTGGCCACGGTGGTGGACAAGAACGCCAAGGCGGACGAGAGCGCGGCTTCCTGA
- a CDS encoding ABC transporter ATP-binding protein, giving the protein MFPVLLRLLRYARPHVGLLVVAFVGSAVVGLAVGAYAYLTGPALRFLLSGGQEGFASAQRVPWLADLPREAALWGFPVLMLVVGAAKGVGYLTQFYFMGMFAQRVSKDLRRELFVRLTSLSPSQLARQRTGDLLSRFSSDVTAVEAAAMYTVGAYLRDTLQAIILTGVALSMSPLLGGVMLLVVPLAALPASRLMRKVLKRTREGQTQLGNLAGQLHEGLGGLRTIQAFNGQEAELARFSAHARAHEKALVSAAWARGAVPGLMEVLAAAALAGALAYAAGARLMPPEALLSLLTAVILVYQPVKELGRVTQFAVQAGAAGERLFELLDLKHPVEDAPDAVPAPPLSRNLVLEGVRFSYGERVALDGLTLELKAGQVTALVGGSGGGKSTVTSMLLRFERPQKGQLLLDGVDADRYTAKSVREQFALVTQEPLLFHGTVLDNLRYARPDATREEVEAAARVAHADGFIRALPEGYDTRIGERGVTLSGGQRQRLCIARAVLARAPVLVLDEATSSLDPESEREVQAALAAVLPGRTALVIAHRLSTVVNADVLHVMEAGRAVESGTHAELLQRGGRYASLWKLQTEGPLEKGAA; this is encoded by the coding sequence ATGTTTCCCGTGCTGCTGCGGTTGCTGCGCTATGCGCGCCCGCACGTGGGCTTGCTCGTGGTGGCCTTCGTGGGCTCGGCGGTGGTGGGCCTGGCCGTGGGGGCGTACGCGTACCTGACGGGGCCGGCACTGCGCTTCCTGCTGTCGGGAGGGCAGGAGGGCTTTGCCAGTGCGCAGCGGGTGCCCTGGCTGGCGGACCTGCCTCGCGAGGCGGCGCTGTGGGGCTTCCCGGTATTGATGCTGGTGGTGGGGGCGGCGAAGGGCGTGGGGTACCTGACGCAGTTCTACTTCATGGGGATGTTCGCGCAGCGCGTGTCGAAGGACCTGCGACGCGAGCTGTTCGTGCGCCTCACCTCGCTGTCGCCGTCTCAGCTGGCGCGGCAGCGGACGGGCGACCTGCTGAGCCGCTTCTCGTCGGACGTCACCGCGGTGGAAGCGGCGGCCATGTACACGGTGGGCGCGTACCTGCGGGACACGCTGCAGGCCATCATCCTGACGGGCGTGGCGCTGTCCATGAGCCCGCTGCTGGGCGGAGTGATGCTGCTGGTGGTGCCGCTGGCGGCGCTGCCGGCGTCGCGGCTGATGCGCAAGGTGCTGAAGCGCACGCGTGAGGGGCAGACGCAGCTCGGCAATCTGGCGGGGCAGCTTCACGAGGGGCTGGGAGGTCTGCGGACCATCCAGGCCTTCAACGGCCAGGAGGCGGAGCTGGCCCGCTTCTCGGCGCACGCGCGGGCGCACGAGAAGGCGCTGGTGAGCGCGGCGTGGGCGCGGGGCGCGGTGCCCGGGTTGATGGAGGTGCTCGCGGCGGCGGCCCTGGCGGGAGCGCTGGCCTACGCGGCGGGCGCGCGGTTGATGCCGCCGGAGGCGCTGCTGTCGCTGCTGACGGCGGTCATCCTGGTGTACCAGCCGGTGAAGGAGCTGGGCCGGGTGACGCAGTTCGCGGTGCAGGCGGGTGCGGCGGGAGAGCGCCTCTTCGAGCTGCTGGACCTGAAGCACCCGGTGGAGGACGCGCCGGACGCGGTGCCGGCGCCGCCGTTGTCCCGGAACCTCGTGCTGGAGGGCGTGCGCTTCTCCTATGGCGAGCGCGTCGCGCTGGACGGCCTGACGCTGGAGCTGAAGGCGGGGCAGGTGACGGCGCTGGTGGGCGGTAGCGGCGGTGGCAAGAGCACGGTGACGTCGATGCTGCTCCGCTTCGAGCGGCCCCAGAAGGGCCAGCTGCTGCTGGATGGGGTGGACGCGGACCGGTACACGGCGAAGAGCGTGCGCGAGCAGTTCGCGCTGGTGACGCAGGAGCCGCTGCTCTTCCACGGCACGGTGCTGGACAACCTGCGCTACGCGAGGCCGGACGCCACGCGGGAAGAGGTGGAGGCGGCGGCCCGGGTGGCGCACGCGGACGGCTTCATCCGCGCTCTGCCGGAGGGCTACGACACGCGCATCGGCGAGCGCGGGGTGACGCTGAGCGGTGGGCAGCGGCAGCGCCTGTGCATCGCCCGGGCGGTGCTGGCGCGGGCGCCGGTGCTGGTGCTGGACGAGGCGACGAGCAGCCTGGACCCGGAGAGCGAGCGCGAGGTGCAGGCGGCGCTGGCGGCGGTGTTGCCCGGACGCACGGCGCTGGTGATTGCGCACCGGCTGTCCACGGTGGTGAACGCGGACGTGCTCCATGTGATGGAGGCGGGGCGCGCGGTGGAGAGCGGCACGCACGCCGAGCTGCTCCAGCGGGGTGGGCGCTACGCGTCGCTGTGGAAGCTGCAGACGGAAGGCCCGCTAGAGAAGGGCGCGGCGTGA
- a CDS encoding polyprenol monophosphomannose synthase — translation MNPALVCIPTYNERENIEAIVQAVLKADARVDILVVDDNSPDGTGQLADGLAAKDSRVRVLHREKKEGLGRAYLAAFRWALAQGYTYILEMDADFSHDPRYLPGFLDAAQAGADLVLGSRYVTGGGTVNWGVGRQIISRGGSLYARSILGVGIRDLTGGFKCFHRRVLESIDLDAVKSTGYAFQIELTYRTLKKGFTVREIPIVFEDRRVGHSKMSKKIFAEALTMVWKLRLKV, via the coding sequence ATGAACCCTGCCCTGGTCTGCATCCCCACGTACAACGAGCGGGAAAACATCGAGGCCATCGTCCAGGCGGTGCTGAAGGCCGACGCCCGCGTGGACATCCTCGTCGTCGACGACAACTCGCCCGACGGCACGGGGCAGCTCGCCGACGGGCTCGCCGCGAAGGACTCGCGCGTGCGGGTGCTCCACCGCGAGAAAAAGGAGGGCCTGGGCCGCGCGTACCTCGCCGCCTTCCGCTGGGCCCTGGCCCAGGGCTACACGTACATCCTGGAGATGGACGCGGACTTCAGCCATGACCCGCGCTACCTCCCCGGCTTCCTCGACGCGGCCCAGGCGGGCGCGGACCTGGTGCTGGGCTCGCGCTACGTCACCGGCGGCGGCACCGTGAACTGGGGCGTCGGGCGGCAGATCATCAGCCGCGGCGGCAGCCTCTATGCCCGCTCGATTCTGGGCGTGGGCATCCGGGACCTCACCGGCGGCTTCAAGTGCTTCCACCGCCGGGTGCTGGAGTCCATCGACCTGGATGCGGTGAAGAGCACCGGGTACGCGTTCCAGATAGAGCTCACCTACCGCACCCTGAAGAAGGGCTTCACCGTGCGCGAGATTCCCATCGTCTTCGAGGACCGGCGCGTGGGCCACTCGAAGATGAGCAAGAAGATCTTCGCCGAGGCCCTCACCATGGTGTGGAAGCTGCGGCTCAAGGTGTAG